TGCGGGAGACGGTGCTGAACCTGACAGGGTGGCGGGAGCGCGGGTTCTACGGGCTGGCGTACCGCGTGAAGAAGGACATCGAGGCGGGCGACCTGATGGCCCGGCTGCACAAGACGCTGGAGCACGAGGTCGAGACGCTGGACGACCAGTTCGCGCGGAACCGGGTGCACGTGCTGCGGGGGCTGGCGAGCTTTGTCGATCCGCACCGGATCGAGGTGCAGGAGGAGGCGGGGGAGAGCCGGGTGGTGGAGGCCGACCGTTTCGTGATCGCGGTGGGGACGCGGCCGCTGCGGCCGGCGCATATCCCGTTCAACGGGGAGACGGTGCTGGACAGCGACGAGCTGGTGGAGCTGAAGGCGCTGCCGCGGTCCATGACGGTGGTGGGAGCCGGGGTGATCGGGGTGGAGTACGCGACGATCTTCTCGGCGCTGGATATCCGGGTGACATTGGTGGAGCCGCGGAACAGCTTTCTCGACTTCATCGACCGGGAGCTGGTGGACGACTTCGTGCACCAGCTGCGCGACCGGGGGGTGGGGTTCCGGCTGGGGTCGCGGGTGCAGTCCATCCAGTTCGAGAACGGGCAGCCGGTGGCGATCCTCGACGGTGGGCGGCGGGTGCGGTCGGAGATGCTGCTCTTCGCGGCGGGCCGGGTAGGGGCGACGGACACGCTGAACCTGGCGGCGTGCGGGCTGACCGCGGATGACCGGGGGCGCGTGGCCGTGGATCCGAAGACGTTCCAGACATCGGTGCCGCATGTGTACGCGACGGGGGATGTGATCGGGTTCCCGAGCCTCGCTTCCA
This genomic window from Pararoseomonas sp. SCSIO 73927 contains:
- the sthA gene encoding Si-specific NAD(P)(+) transhydrogenase is translated as MVRYDLVVIGSGPSGRRAAVQAAKLGRSVLVVEKGRRVGGVSVHTGTIPSKTLRETVLNLTGWRERGFYGLAYRVKKDIEAGDLMARLHKTLEHEVETLDDQFARNRVHVLRGLASFVDPHRIEVQEEAGESRVVEADRFVIAVGTRPLRPAHIPFNGETVLDSDELVELKALPRSMTVVGAGVIGVEYATIFSALDIRVTLVEPRNSFLDFIDRELVDDFVHQLRDRGVGFRLGSRVQSIQFENGQPVAILDGGRRVRSEMLLFAAGRVGATDTLNLAACGLTADDRGRVAVDPKTFQTSVPHVYATGDVIGFPSLASTSMEQGRIAACHACGQPLPPAPAFFPYGIYSVPEISTVGLSEEEVRKAGTPYECGIARFRETSRGHIMGLNGGLLKLIFSMETRRLLGVHIVGEGATELVHIGQAVLNLGGTLDYFIENTFNYPTLAEAYKIAALDAWNRLTPRSEGVAEVSAAVPGV